From one Pithys albifrons albifrons isolate INPA30051 chromosome 22, PitAlb_v1, whole genome shotgun sequence genomic stretch:
- the TNFRSF18 gene encoding tumor necrosis factor receptor superfamily member 18 isoform X1, whose product MTQKTLRARLVPLLLLCLWLWALPAVGMQCQDGELRRISRDVEKCCPKCILRAGGNNLCQGIEDHDCKCPSGHRCAEDSCLFCTKVPECAEGEELVRSGKIHYEFRCKPCEVGTYSSVKNGWCQNWTDCESSARVTVLQGNSTHDSRCGDPPNDVEQAVIAPSSLPTTILAILTAVAVFVLILLTFLLHFCIWTLKDKYFSADGRRRCRRCRPTPTTPPASSSQRRSTGTKPQRKSSPCCPSESTTRSAEGQGLVGTGS is encoded by the exons ATGACCCAGAAGACCCTCAGGGCACGGCTGgtgccgctgctgctgctgtgcctgtggctctgggcactgccagctgtggGCATGCAGTGCCAGGATGGGGAGCTGAGGAGGATCAGCAGAGATGTGGAGAAATGCTGCCCCAAGTGCATCTTGAGAGCAG GAGGgaacaacctgtgccagggcatcgAGGACCATGACTGCAAGTGCCCCTCAGGCCACAGGTGTGCCGAGGacagctgcctgttctgcacCAAAGTGCCCGAGTGTGCCGAGGGCGAGGAGCTGGTCAGAAGCG GGAAAATACATTATGAATTCAGATGCAAACCCTGTGAGGTGGGAACTTACTCCAGTGTGAAGAACGGCTGGTGCCAGAACTGGACTGA CTGTGAAAGTTCTGCCCGTGTAACAGTCCTGCAAGGCAACAGCACCCACGACTCCAGGTGTGGTGACCCTCCCAATGATGTGGAGCAAG CTGTGATTGCCCCCAGCTCGCTGCCCACCACCATCCTGGCCATCCTGACGGCCGTGGCTGTCTTTGTGCTCATCCTGCTCACCTTCCTCCTGCACTTCTGCATCTGGACCCTGAAGGACAAATATTTCTCAGCTGATG gccgccgccgctgccgccgctgccgccccaCGCCGACGACACCTCCAGCATCCAGTTCCCAGAGGAGGAGCACGGGGACAAAGCCCCAGAGGAAAAGCTCTCCATGCTGTCCCTCAGAGTCTACAACGAGATCAGCTGAAGGCCAAGGGCTTGTGGGCACGGGCAGCTGA
- the TNFRSF18 gene encoding tumor necrosis factor receptor superfamily member 18 isoform X2, with amino-acid sequence MTQKTLRARLVPLLLLCLWLWALPAVGMQCQDGELRRISRDVEKCCPKCILRAGGNNLCQGIEDHDCKCPSGHRCAEDSCLFCTKVPECAEGEELVRSGKIHYEFRCKPCEVGTYSSVKNGWCQNWTDCESSARVTVLQGNSTHDSRCGDPPNDVEQAVIAPSSLPTTILAILTAVAVFVLILLTFLLHFCIWTLKDKYFSADDVDHHSPRPPPLPPLPPHADDTSSIQFPEEEHGDKAPEEKLSMLSLRVYNEIS; translated from the exons ATGACCCAGAAGACCCTCAGGGCACGGCTGgtgccgctgctgctgctgtgcctgtggctctgggcactgccagctgtggGCATGCAGTGCCAGGATGGGGAGCTGAGGAGGATCAGCAGAGATGTGGAGAAATGCTGCCCCAAGTGCATCTTGAGAGCAG GAGGgaacaacctgtgccagggcatcgAGGACCATGACTGCAAGTGCCCCTCAGGCCACAGGTGTGCCGAGGacagctgcctgttctgcacCAAAGTGCCCGAGTGTGCCGAGGGCGAGGAGCTGGTCAGAAGCG GGAAAATACATTATGAATTCAGATGCAAACCCTGTGAGGTGGGAACTTACTCCAGTGTGAAGAACGGCTGGTGCCAGAACTGGACTGA CTGTGAAAGTTCTGCCCGTGTAACAGTCCTGCAAGGCAACAGCACCCACGACTCCAGGTGTGGTGACCCTCCCAATGATGTGGAGCAAG CTGTGATTGCCCCCAGCTCGCTGCCCACCACCATCCTGGCCATCCTGACGGCCGTGGCTGTCTTTGTGCTCATCCTGCTCACCTTCCTCCTGCACTTCTGCATCTGGACCCTGAAGGACAAATATTTCTCAGCTGATG ACGTGGACCATCACTCTCCTaggccgccgccgctgccgccgctgccgccccaCGCCGACGACACCTCCAGCATCCAGTTCCCAGAGGAGGAGCACGGGGACAAAGCCCCAGAGGAAAAGCTCTCCATGCTGTCCCTCAGAGTCTACAACGAGATCAGCTGA